The Sulfuriferula thiophila genome window below encodes:
- the alr gene encoding alanine racemase produces MSRPAVARIRLDAFRHNYRLAKKLHGGSALAVIKANAYGHGAVQCARAIADEADGFAVAAIEEALILRAAGITAPILLLEGFFESAELPEIEANNLWIVVHHLWQVEALMAARLYSPLTVWLKMDSGMHRVGLAPEVYRQAYERLKQHPNVAHIVLMSHFARADEPGSNYTVRQIQAFQTAIAGISAPVSLTNSAGVLGWPGAYADWARPGIMLYGANPFAGQAGSFGMSVDERLRPVMQLESALISVRTLPAGEALGYGGIFVAEQPTRVGVVACGYADGYPRVAPMGTAVAVDGKLTRVIGRVSMDMLTVDLTDLPAANPGSRVELWGDQVPVSEIAERAGTIAYELLCNVKRVRFEYTDISTEE; encoded by the coding sequence ATGAGTCGTCCTGCTGTTGCCCGTATCCGCCTGGATGCGTTCCGCCATAATTATCGATTAGCCAAAAAGCTGCACGGTGGTAGTGCGCTGGCAGTAATCAAGGCCAATGCTTACGGGCATGGTGCCGTGCAATGCGCGCGCGCCATTGCCGACGAGGCTGATGGCTTTGCCGTAGCGGCGATCGAGGAGGCGCTGATCCTGCGTGCAGCGGGCATTACTGCACCCATATTGCTGCTGGAAGGATTTTTTGAATCAGCAGAGTTGCCAGAGATTGAGGCAAATAATTTGTGGATTGTGGTGCACCATCTGTGGCAGGTTGAGGCGCTGATGGCAGCCAGGTTATATAGTCCGCTCACCGTCTGGCTGAAAATGGACAGTGGTATGCATCGGGTGGGGTTGGCGCCTGAAGTTTACCGGCAAGCCTATGAACGGCTGAAGCAGCACCCCAATGTTGCGCACATCGTGCTGATGAGCCATTTTGCGCGTGCGGATGAGCCGGGTTCCAATTATACGGTGCGGCAAATACAGGCTTTTCAGACGGCGATTGCCGGCATCAGCGCGCCGGTCAGCCTGACTAATTCTGCGGGGGTGCTGGGCTGGCCGGGCGCTTATGCGGACTGGGCCCGGCCCGGCATCATGCTGTACGGGGCGAATCCGTTTGCAGGACAGGCAGGCAGTTTCGGCATGTCAGTCGATGAGCGCCTGCGCCCGGTGATGCAGCTGGAGTCGGCGCTGATCTCAGTGCGCACCCTGCCTGCGGGCGAAGCGCTGGGTTATGGCGGTATTTTTGTTGCCGAGCAGCCTACCCGGGTCGGGGTAGTGGCTTGTGGGTATGCCGACGGCTATCCGCGCGTGGCTCCGATGGGCACTGCCGTGGCGGTGGATGGTAAACTGACCCGAGTGATCGGGCGGGTATCCATGGATATGCTGACGGTGGATCTGACTGATCTGCCTGCAGCGAATCCGGGCAGTCGCGTCGAACTGTGGGGCGATCAGGTACCGGTGAGCGAGATAGCTGAGCGTGCCGGAACCATAGCCTATGAATTATTATGTAACGTCAAACGCGTCCGTTTCGAATATACGGATATATCAACTGAGGAGTAA
- a CDS encoding Lrp/AsnC ligand binding domain-containing protein translates to MRIRTHAVRELDKIDRKILAILQQDARISITDLAEQVGLSVTPCGERVKRMEKEHVILGYHARLDPHALQLSLLVFVEIKLSAKSGVIFEKFKQEIIKLPSVLECHLVSGDFDYLVKARIPKMADYRKLLGDILLTLPGAQESRSYIVMEEVKETLNLPLNETQN, encoded by the coding sequence ATGCGCATCCGCACCCACGCCGTCCGTGAACTGGACAAAATCGACCGCAAGATACTCGCCATTTTGCAGCAAGATGCGCGTATTTCCATTACCGACCTGGCCGAACAAGTCGGTCTCTCCGTCACCCCTTGCGGCGAGCGGGTCAAACGCATGGAAAAGGAACACGTCATCCTCGGCTATCATGCCCGCCTCGACCCGCATGCCCTGCAACTGTCACTGCTGGTGTTTGTGGAAATCAAGCTATCTGCCAAATCGGGGGTGATCTTCGAGAAATTCAAACAGGAAATTATCAAACTGCCGAGTGTGCTGGAGTGCCACCTGGTATCAGGCGATTTTGATTATCTGGTAAAAGCGCGCATCCCCAAGATGGCCGACTACCGTAAACTGCTGGGCGACATCCTGCTCACCCTTCCTGGCGCACAGGAATCAAGAAGCTATATCGTCATGGAAGAAGTCAAAGAGACCCTGAACCTGCCACTGAACGAAACCCAGAACTAA
- a CDS encoding RidA family protein produces the protein MKLIQTQHAPAAIGPYSQAVVAGSMLFTSGQIPLRADGTLVEGDIVVQTRQVFDNLRAVIEAAGGTVAQVVKTTVFLKDLQDFAAMNGVYEAAFGSHRPARSAVQVARLPRDVLIEIEAIVLLS, from the coding sequence ATGAAACTGATACAAACGCAACATGCACCGGCTGCAATCGGCCCGTATTCACAAGCTGTGGTGGCGGGATCGATGTTATTCACTTCCGGGCAGATTCCATTGCGTGCTGACGGCACGCTGGTAGAGGGCGATATAGTAGTACAGACCCGGCAGGTGTTCGATAATCTGCGCGCTGTGATCGAAGCAGCAGGCGGCACGGTGGCACAGGTAGTAAAAACCACGGTATTCCTCAAGGATCTGCAGGATTTCGCGGCAATGAATGGGGTGTACGAGGCTGCGTTCGGCAGCCACCGCCCGGCGCGTTCAGCGGTACAGGTTGCGCGTCTGCCTCGCGATGTACTGATTGAAATCGAAGCAATTGTGTTGTTGTCCTGA
- a CDS encoding D-amino acid dehydrogenase translates to MRVVVLGSGVVGITSAYYLARAGLDVTVVDRQSGPGMETSFANAGQVSPGYSAPWAAPGIPLKAAKWLFQHHAPLAIRPDGSLWQLQWMGMMLRNCTVERYALNKSRMVRLAEYSRDCLRELRAETGIAYEQRTQGTLQVFRSQQQLDAAAKDIAVLAECGVPYALLDREGCAKIEPALGLVKEKLVGGLRLPGDETGDCQLFTTRLAEEAKKLGVIFHYNLPVDRLLSANGRIIGVEAGGERIMGDQFVVAMGSYSRPMLQALGIDIPVYPVKGYSLTVPITNAAASPVSTVMDETYKVAITRFDDRIRLGGMAELAGFDLTLNPRRRATLEMVAGDLFPQGGDIPAASFWTGLRPMTPDGTPIIGATRYDNLWLNTGHGTLGWTMSCGSAQVLADLVAGRTPAIAADDLGLCRYDSKHGGCHAKTALGSQMAG, encoded by the coding sequence ATGCGTGTCGTCGTGCTTGGAAGTGGAGTGGTGGGCATAACCAGTGCCTATTATCTGGCGCGAGCCGGTCTTGATGTGACCGTGGTGGATCGGCAATCCGGGCCGGGCATGGAAACCAGCTTTGCCAATGCCGGCCAGGTTTCGCCGGGCTACTCGGCGCCGTGGGCGGCCCCGGGGATTCCGCTGAAAGCCGCCAAATGGCTGTTTCAGCACCACGCGCCACTTGCTATCCGGCCGGATGGTTCGCTCTGGCAGTTGCAATGGATGGGTATGATGCTACGCAACTGCACGGTTGAGCGCTATGCGCTCAACAAGTCGCGCATGGTGCGACTCGCTGAATATAGCAGGGATTGCCTGCGCGAGCTGCGTGCCGAAACCGGCATAGCTTATGAACAGCGCACCCAAGGCACACTGCAGGTGTTTCGCAGCCAGCAGCAACTGGACGCGGCAGCCAAGGATATTGCGGTACTTGCCGAATGTGGCGTGCCGTATGCATTGCTTGACCGTGAAGGCTGCGCAAAGATCGAGCCTGCACTGGGGCTGGTTAAGGAAAAGCTGGTCGGTGGCTTGCGCTTGCCGGGTGATGAAACCGGAGATTGCCAGCTATTTACCACTCGCCTTGCCGAAGAGGCGAAAAAGCTGGGAGTGATATTTCACTACAATTTGCCGGTAGATCGGCTACTGAGTGCCAATGGCCGCATTATTGGCGTCGAGGCCGGTGGCGAACGCATCATGGGTGATCAGTTCGTAGTGGCCATGGGCAGTTATTCGCGCCCTATGCTGCAGGCGCTGGGGATTGATATACCTGTGTATCCGGTCAAAGGCTATTCACTGACTGTGCCAATTACCAATGCCGCCGCCTCACCTGTTTCCACCGTCATGGATGAAACCTACAAAGTGGCGATTACCCGATTTGATGACCGCATCCGTCTGGGCGGCATGGCCGAGCTGGCCGGTTTTGATCTGACGCTCAATCCGCGCCGTCGCGCCACCCTGGAAATGGTGGCTGGCGACCTGTTCCCGCAGGGTGGCGACATACCTGCGGCTAGCTTCTGGACCGGATTGCGTCCGATGACGCCTGACGGCACGCCTATCATCGGGGCGACCCGTTACGATAATCTTTGGCTTAATACCGGTCATGGCACGCTAGGCTGGACGATGTCCTGTGGCTCGGCACAGGTACTGGCGGATTTGGTGGCTGGAAGGACTCCGGCCATCGCGGCAGATGATCTGGGCTTGTGCCGCTATGATAGCAAGCATGGTGGATGCCATGCCAAGACAGCGCTTGGCAGTCAGATGGCAGGTTGA